From Corallococcus macrosporus, the proteins below share one genomic window:
- a CDS encoding aminotransferase class I/II-fold pyridoxal phosphate-dependent enzyme, producing MSDVFDKCRTWKDYRIAKATGLYPYFRAIEASHGATEVEIEGRRVIMVGSNNYLGLSADPRVKEAAIKATEKFGTTCSGSRLLNGTLALHEELEARLAKFLNRESAIVISTGFQTNLALASILGRHDIVFSDRANHASLVDGVRLSFATERKFRHNDMDHLEQLLAAAEPGAGKIIVTDGVFSMEGDVCNLPRIVELSKQYNARVMTDDAHAMGVLGEMGRGTSEYFGLEKDVDLVMGTFSKSFASLGGVLAGPFDVINYIRHKARSVIFSASMTPASIAAALKATEIIEAEPQRRARLLDIAEKMHNGFRAMGFDTGVSVTPVVPVHIGDQVKCFRFWRALHEAGVFANPVIPPAVEAGHALIRTSYMATHTDAQLDQVLDTFEKIGRKLNVIPETRPTVYEPVKIARPGSAVRSNKASETWAAGSAGLLADKGFSLDQLSRMSSREMAGKFFDAVEQLTWRAANLQPEDLRRLGGAPKKLWEKRSELGGVLLEKGAQLFMRNGSDGSGGGDQAERN from the coding sequence ATGAGCGACGTGTTCGACAAGTGCCGTACCTGGAAGGACTACCGCATCGCCAAGGCCACGGGGTTGTACCCGTACTTCCGGGCCATCGAGGCGTCGCACGGCGCCACGGAGGTGGAGATCGAGGGGCGCCGGGTCATCATGGTGGGCTCGAACAACTACCTGGGCCTGTCCGCGGATCCGCGCGTGAAGGAAGCGGCCATCAAGGCCACGGAGAAGTTCGGCACCACCTGCTCCGGCTCGCGCCTGCTCAACGGCACGCTGGCGCTGCACGAGGAGCTGGAGGCGCGGCTGGCGAAGTTCCTCAACCGCGAGTCCGCCATCGTCATCTCCACCGGCTTCCAGACGAACCTGGCGCTGGCGTCCATCCTGGGCCGTCACGACATCGTGTTCAGCGACCGCGCGAACCACGCGTCGCTGGTGGACGGCGTGCGCCTGTCGTTCGCGACGGAGCGCAAGTTCCGCCACAACGACATGGATCACCTGGAGCAGCTCCTGGCCGCGGCGGAGCCGGGCGCCGGGAAGATCATCGTCACGGACGGCGTGTTTTCCATGGAGGGCGACGTCTGCAACCTGCCCCGCATCGTGGAGCTGTCCAAGCAGTACAACGCCCGCGTGATGACGGATGACGCCCACGCCATGGGCGTGCTGGGCGAGATGGGCCGGGGCACCTCCGAGTACTTCGGCCTGGAGAAGGACGTGGACCTAGTGATGGGCACGTTCTCCAAGAGCTTCGCGTCGCTGGGCGGCGTGCTCGCGGGTCCGTTCGACGTCATCAACTACATCCGCCACAAGGCCCGCTCGGTCATCTTCTCCGCGTCCATGACGCCCGCGTCCATCGCGGCGGCGCTCAAGGCGACGGAGATCATCGAGGCGGAGCCGCAGCGCCGCGCGCGCCTCTTGGACATCGCGGAGAAGATGCACAACGGCTTCCGCGCCATGGGCTTCGACACGGGCGTGTCGGTGACGCCGGTGGTGCCGGTGCACATTGGCGACCAGGTGAAGTGCTTCCGCTTCTGGCGCGCGCTGCACGAGGCGGGCGTGTTCGCCAACCCCGTCATTCCGCCGGCGGTGGAGGCGGGCCACGCGCTCATCCGCACCAGCTACATGGCCACGCACACGGACGCGCAGCTGGACCAGGTGCTGGACACCTTCGAGAAGATCGGCCGCAAGCTCAACGTCATCCCGGAGACGCGTCCCACGGTGTACGAGCCGGTGAAGATCGCCCGGCCGGGCAGCGCGGTGCGCAGCAACAAGGCGAGCGAGACGTGGGCGGCGGGCAGCGCGGGCCTGCTCGCGGACAAGGGCTTCTCCCTGGATCAGCTGTCGCGGATGTCGTCGCGGGAGATGGCCGGGAAGTTCTTCGACGCGGTGGAGCAGCTCACCTGGCGCGCGGCGAACCTCCAGCCGGAGGACCTGCGGCGGCTGGGCGGCGCGCCCAAGAAGCTGTGGGAGAAGCGCAGCGAGCTGGGCGGCGTGCTCCTGGAGAAGGGCGCCCAGCTCTTCATGCGCAACGGCAGCGACGGTTCCGGCGGCGGCGACCAGGCCGAAAGGAACTGA
- a CDS encoding N-acetyltransferase, translating into MAHPAKHTDAASSPTPTMPSDVQVTPVRGAADRTAFIRLPYSLYRDDPNWVPPLEMERRDFLDPKKNPFFDYAEVELFLARRGQDVVGRVAAIKNPRHMEFHGTKEGFFGLFECVNDAGVARGLLDAAGAWLKARGIDTVLGPANFSSNQDWGLLVEGYESPPALMMPYNPAYYAGLLETCGFTKAKDLWAWELSSSTPPPEKVARIAEKIRQREGITVRAVNLKDFPAEVARIKEIYNAAWEKNWGFIPFTDREFDHMAKEMKAIVRPELLLIAEVKGEPVAFSMTLPDANPAFQAAKGRLTTFGLPIGLVKLVLASRKLKRLRLLTLGIKEGYRRRGLDAILYLDTLRTAKELGYTGGEISWTLEDNHLVNRAIESMGGQRSKTYRVFQRPA; encoded by the coding sequence ATGGCCCACCCCGCCAAGCACACCGACGCAGCCTCCTCCCCGACCCCCACCATGCCCTCCGACGTGCAGGTGACTCCCGTGCGCGGCGCGGCGGACCGGACGGCGTTCATCCGGCTGCCGTACTCGCTCTACCGTGACGATCCGAACTGGGTCCCGCCGCTGGAGATGGAGCGCCGCGACTTCCTGGATCCGAAGAAGAACCCCTTCTTCGACTACGCGGAGGTGGAGCTGTTCCTCGCCCGCCGCGGGCAGGACGTGGTGGGCCGGGTGGCGGCCATCAAGAACCCGCGCCACATGGAGTTCCACGGCACGAAGGAGGGCTTCTTCGGCCTCTTCGAGTGCGTGAACGACGCGGGCGTGGCGCGGGGCCTGCTGGACGCGGCCGGCGCGTGGCTGAAGGCACGCGGCATCGACACCGTGCTGGGGCCGGCCAACTTCTCCTCCAACCAGGACTGGGGCCTGCTCGTGGAGGGCTACGAGAGCCCTCCCGCGCTGATGATGCCCTACAACCCGGCGTACTACGCGGGCCTGCTGGAGACGTGCGGCTTCACCAAGGCGAAGGACCTGTGGGCGTGGGAGCTGTCGTCGTCCACGCCTCCGCCGGAGAAGGTGGCGCGCATCGCGGAGAAGATCCGCCAGCGCGAGGGCATCACCGTGCGCGCGGTGAACCTGAAGGACTTCCCCGCCGAGGTCGCCCGCATCAAGGAGATCTACAACGCGGCCTGGGAGAAGAACTGGGGCTTCATCCCCTTCACCGACCGCGAGTTCGACCACATGGCCAAGGAGATGAAGGCCATCGTGCGCCCGGAGCTGCTGCTCATCGCGGAGGTGAAGGGTGAGCCCGTCGCCTTCTCCATGACGCTGCCGGACGCCAACCCGGCGTTCCAGGCGGCCAAGGGGCGGCTCACGACGTTCGGCCTGCCCATTGGCCTGGTGAAGCTGGTGCTGGCGTCGCGCAAGCTCAAGCGGCTGCGCCTGCTCACGCTGGGCATCAAGGAGGGCTACCGGCGCCGCGGCCTGGACGCCATCCTCTACCTGGACACCCTGCGCACCGCGAAGGAGCTGGGGTACACGGGCGGCGAGATTTCGTGGACGCTGGAGGACAACCACCTGGTCAACCGCGCCATCGAGTCCATGGGCGGCCAGCGCTCCAAGACGTACCGCGTGTTCCAGCGGCCGGCGTGA